One segment of Panicum virgatum strain AP13 chromosome 3K, P.virgatum_v5, whole genome shotgun sequence DNA contains the following:
- the LOC120697586 gene encoding structural maintenance of chromosomes protein 3-like — MYIKKVIIEGFKSYREEITTEPFSPKVNVVVGANGSGKSNFFHAIRFVLSDMFQNLRSEDRGALLHEGAGHSVVSAFVEIVFDNTDNRIPVDKEEVRLRRTVASKKDEYYLDGKHVSKTEVMNLLESAGFSRSNPYYVVQQGKIASLTLMKDSERLDLLKEIGGTRVYEDRRRESLKIMQDTANKRKQIDQVVRYLEERLRELDEEKEELKKYQQLDKQRRSLEYTILDHELNDARNELASMDDNRRKISESMSHADNEVVDVREMIKSFDKEIKVSTKGINDTKAQKEGVEKRRTEALKVVAQIELDLRDIKDRIENEKRAKDEAARDLQSVRRESEKSKSELAEISKVHQAKLKEEEEISKSIMDREKRLSILYQKQGRATQFANKAARDSWLQKEIEDLEPVLLSNKKQEGLLQEEIQKLKDEISNLTNYIESRKSESSKLEATLARRHNDYNDLRKQRDVLQEERKSFWKEESEVTAEIDRLQEDLVKAQKSLDHATPGDIRRGLNSVSRIIKDHGISGVFGPVLELVDCEEKFFTAVEVTAANSLFHVVVENDDISTRIIQILTREKGGRVTFIPLNRVKVPDLSCPQSPDFVPLLKKLKYRADHRRAFEQVFGRTVICRDLETATKVARSNGLDCITLDGDQVARKGGMTGGFYDSRRSKLKFVKIIRDNKTAIDKKMAHLENVGKKLKDIDDKITELVTKQQQMDAECDHAKSELEHFKVDIASAMKQRGSLEKALVKKEKSLDNIRNQIEQIQSSIAMKNDEMGTELIDQLTPEERDLLSRLNPEITELKERFQLCKNSRIEIETRKEELETNLSTNLIRRQKELEAIISAADSRTLPLEAESKEQELKSSKRNLDELTSLFKANVDAINNFTRKMDDLKRKRDDLKTREAILEQTVEDGAKDLEQLMNSRNTYLAKQEECMKKIRDLGSLPADAFEAYKRKNKKQLQKMLYDCNEQLKQFSHVNQKALDQYVNFTEQREQLQRRRAELDSGDQKIMELISVLDQRKDESIERTFKGVARHFREVFSELVQGGHGYLVMMKKKDGDAGDDDNDEDGPRDPDPEGRIEKYIGVKVKVSFTGKGETQSMKQLSGGQKTVVALTLIFAIQRCDPAPFYLFDEIDAALDPQYRTAVGNMIRRLADMGDTQFIATTFRPEIAKVADKIYGVTHKNRVSYINVVSKEQALDFIEHDQTHNAS; from the exons ATGTATATAAAGAAG GTCATAATCGAAGGGTTTAAGAGCTACCGGGAGGAGATCACAACAGAGCCCTTCAGCCCCAAAGTGAACGTCGTCG TTGGGGCTAATGGATCTGGCAAATCCAATTTCTTTCATG CTATACGATTTGTCCTGAGTGACATGTTTCAGAATCTGCGGAGTGAAGATAGGGGTGCTCTTCTCCAT GAAGGTGCTGGACACTCGGTTGTATCTGCTTTTGTTGAGATAGTGTTTGATAATACAGACAACCGTATTCCA GTTGATAAAGAGGAGGTACGCTTGCGCAGGACCGTTGCTTCTAAGAAGGATGAATACTACTTGGACGGGAAGCATGTCAG TAAAACTGAAGTCATGAATCTTCTAGAGAGTGCTGGTTTCTCTCGTTCTAATCCATACTATGTTGTCCAGCAAGGAAAG ATTGCATCCCTTACCCTAATGAAAGATTCCGAACGATTGGATCTTCTCAAAGAGATCGGTGGTACACGTGTTTACGAAGATAGACGGCGTGAGAGCTTGAAAATAATGCAAGATACAG CTAACAAAAGGAAGCAGATTGATCAAGTTGTTCGGTACTTGGAAGAAAGACTAAGAGAACTTGATGAAGAGAAAGAAGAACTGAAGAAATACCAGCAGCTTGACAAACAGAGAAGATCACTTGAGTATACTATATTGGACCATGAACTAAATGATGCAAGGAATGAATTAGCTTCG ATGGATGATAACCGAAGAAAAATTTCTGAAAGTATGTCCCATGCGGATAATGAAGTGGTGGATGTACGTGAGATGATCAAGAGTTttgataaagaaataaaagtttcaaCTAAAGGGATAAATGATACCAAGGCGCAAAAAGAAGGTGTTGAGAAGAGGCGTACTGAAGCACTGAAGGTAGTAGCTCAGATTGAACTTGATTTGAGAGATATAAAGGACAGGATTGAGAATGAGAAGCGAGCAAAG GATGAAGCGGCAAGGGATTTGCAGAGTGTGAGGAGGGAGAGTGAAAAGTCGAAGTCTGAATTGGCTGAAATTAGTAAGGTGCATCAGGCCAAATtaaaggaagaggaggagataTCGAAGAG CATTATGGATCGTGAGAAGCGGCTAAGTATATTGTACCAAAAGCAGGGGAGGGCAACCCAATTTGCAAACAAAGCTGCCAGGGATAGTTGGCTCCAAAAGGAAATTGAAGATCTTGAGCCTGTCCTTCTATCAAATAAAAAGCAG GAAGGTTTACTTCAAGAAGAAATTCAGAAGCTTAAAGATGAAATTAGTAATTTGACTAACTACATTGAGTCTCGGAAAAGCGAATCAAGTAAGTTAGAGGCCACACTTGCAAGAAGACATAATGACTACAATGATTTGAGGAAgcagagagatgtgcttcaagAGGAAAGGAA GTCATTTTGGAAGGAGGAATCTGAGGTGACAGCTGAAATTGATAGGCTACAAGAAGATCTTGTAAAGGCACAAAAGAGCTTGGACCATGCAACACCTGGG GATATCAGGAGAGGCCTGAATTCTGTTAGCAGAATCATTAAGGACCATGGTATTTCTGGAGTTTTTGGTCCTGTGTTAGAATTGGTTGACTGCGAAGAGAAGTTCTTTACAGCTGTTGAGGTCACCGCTGCAAATAG CTTGTTCCATGTGGTTGTTGAGAATGATGACATATCAACAAGGATCATTCAAATATTGACTCGAGAAAAAGGTGGAAGGGTGACATTTATACCATTGAACAGGGTGAAAGTCCCAGATCTCAGTTGTCCACAAAGTCCTGATTTTGTGCCGttgttaaaaaaattgaaatatcGTGCCGATCATCGTCGTGCTTTTGAACAG GTTTTTGGCAGGACAGTAATATGTCGAGACCTGGAAACTGCGACTAAAGTTGCACGTAGCAATGGTCTAGATTGCATTACACTCGATG GTGATCAAGTGGCAAGAAAAGGTGGTATGACAGGAGGTTTCTACGACTCTAGACGCTCAAAACTGAAGTTTGTGAAAATAATAAGAGATAATAAGACGGCAATCGATAAAAAGATGGCTCATCTAGAAAATGTGGGAAAGAAGCTAAAAG ATATAGATGACAAAATTACAGAGTTAGTTACCAAACAGCAACAAATGGATGCTGAATGCGACCATGCCAAGTCGGAGTTGGAACACTTTAAGGTTGACATTGCCAGTGCAATGAAGCAAAGGGGATCACTTGAGAAAGCCCTAGTCAAGAag GAAAAATCACTTGACAACATCCGCAACCAAATTGAGCAAATACAGTCTAGCATTGCAATGAAGAATGACGAAATGGGCACAGAGCTTATTGATCAGCTAACTCCAGAAGAAAGAGATCTCCTTTCACGATTGAATCCTGAAATTACTGAATTAAAGGAGAGATTTCAATTATGTAAAAACAGTCGGATTGAG ATTGAAACAAGAAAGGAAGAATTGGAGACCAATTTATCAACGAATCTTATCAGGCGTCAGAAAGAGCTAGAAGCAATAATTTCAGCTGCGGATTCTAGAACCTTGCCTCTGGAAGCTGAGTCGAAAGAGCAAGAATTGAAAAGTTCTAAGAGAAATCTTGATGAGTTAACTTCGTTATTTAAGG CTAATGTCGATGCCATAAATAACTTCACCAGAAAGATGGATGatctgaaaagaaaaagggatgaTCTGAAG ACTCGTGAAGCTATTCTGGAGCAGACTGTAGAAGATGGTGCCAAAGATTTGGAACAGCTGATGAACAGCAGGAACACTTATCTAGCCAAGCAAGAAGAGTGCATGAAGAAGATCCGAGACCTGGGCTCATTGCCTGCTGATGCTTTTGAAGC GtataaaaggaaaaacaagaaaCAGCTGCAGAAGATGCTCTATGACTGCAATGAGCAGTTGAAGCAGTTTAGTCATGTCAACCAAAAGGCTCTTGACCAGTATGTGAACTTCACAGAACAACGTGAACAACTACAGAGAAGGCGGGCTGAACTTGATTCTGGTGATCAG AAAATTATGGAACTCATATCGGTTTTAGACCAAAGGAAGGATGAATCGATTGAGCGCACGTTTAAAGGGGTTGCAAGGCACTTCCGTGAAGTGTTCTCTGAGCTAGTGCAAGGTGGTCATGGATATTTGGTTATGATGAAGAAAAAG GATGGGGATGCAGGTGACGATGATAATGACGAAGATGGACCTCGTGACCCAGATCCTGAAGGGAGAATTGAGAAGTATATCGGTGTGAAAGTCAAG GTTTCCTTTACTGGCAAGGGAGAAACTCAGTCTATGAAACAATTGTCAGGGGGGCAGAAGACAGTGGTGGCATTAACACTGATTTTTGCTATACAACGATGTGATCCAGCACCTTTTTATCTGTTTGATGAGATTGATGCTGCTCTGGATCCACAGTACCGAACAGCTGTTGGAA ATATGATCCGCCGTCTAGCAGACATGGGTGACACCCAGTTCATTGCGACCACATTCCGACCGGAGATTGCCAAAGTCGCTGATAAGATATATGGTGTGACACACAAGAACAGGGTGAGCTACATCAATGTGGTGTCCAAGGAGCAGGCGCTGGACTTCATTGAGCATGATCAGACACACAATGCCAGCTGA